The following DNA comes from Anopheles coustani chromosome 2, idAnoCousDA_361_x.2, whole genome shotgun sequence.
GGGGTATGTCGGCACAGGTGCAAGGATTTGGGGAGCCCACATCCACCAAAGCCCAGATTTTACTGCTAGTACGATCCATACGCACAGTGGCCAAAAGTGAGTGTGTTTAATTTAGTGAAACAGTGAATTGGCAACCGATGGTATTTATGTTCTTTCATCTATTTCCAGTTccattgatatttttaaacataatagcaataatatttaaattactcCTTGGCTGACGTCACCGCATCGATCACTTTATGCACTTTACTGATGAATAAATGTATCAATTAACGAAATGCTTGCGCCTATGCCTTTGCTTTGAGTGACTTGAATTTATTCTCCAACCGGATGGTGTACGAGTCGAGCTGGTAGGCTGCCGCTTCAAGTTTGTCGACCGTCGATTCGATGTCATCGATCCGCTGCAGAAGGGGTTTCTGTAAACGTGGGTAGTAAATCGAGAAAGTTAAACATCTAAAACAAGGTTAGAACTATTTAACTCTTTACCAGCTCGTCATATTTTCTGTTCAGTTCGCTGTTCTTTGCTGCGATCGCTTGCGACATATCACGCATATCGGCCACCTTTCCCATCATCGCACTGTTCATGTTTTCGATTAGCTTGTAGTCGTCCACTGTAGAGGCCAGCTCGTGCGTGATATAGTCGCCAGTCTTTTGGAACATCTTAGTTGCCAAACGCGACAGATTCGGATCGTGTGCATCGAACGGTTCGAAGCTTGAGGTGGATGTTGAAAGTGTGGGTCCTTTTCTGGGAGAATCCGTTACACCGTATTCTTCTTCCATTCTGTTATTACCGCAGTGTAATCTTGTTTTATCAGATTAACCCTAGGAGTGATGAATACGCGCTTGGTATGAAAGCTTATTTTGTTTACGTTAAATTAGAAAACCAAGATCTTTAGGCTCGCAGGTAGCGTTCAGCTACTTGACGTTTCAGTATGTGTCACATGGACGCAGCGGGCATTTgataaaccgattgttttgcGAATTCTGTTTGCTTCCCAACGCACTTgctgcaaaaagaaaattaagccCTTATACTGTTGTGCACTCTGTGGAAAAAGCTATAGTAAACCAACCCGTCACCTTATCTGATTCTTGGATTTAGTGTTATGATTTATTAAATTCCTAGATCATGTGCTGCATGACCAATCAAGAGCTGGTCTACAACGAGGAGACAAGTACGGCGATGCGAAAGAGATCCTTGATAAACAACGAGTTCCTTGCAGACGTGGTATTCATTGTCGGGCCGGACCAGAAGCGAATCTTTGCCCACAAGCTGTTGCTGGTGATGTCTTCCGAGTATTTTTACATTATGTTCAACGGCAGCTTTGCAGAGTCGCAAACCCGCGAAGTGGTGCTCAAGGAAGACGACCCGGATTTGTTTCTCATCATCCTGCGCTACATCTATACTGATGAGATTAATCTCACATTGGAAAACATTCGGGATATTTTCAACTCGGCCCAGAAATTCAGACTGACTGAGTTAATTGCCTTGGTTAAGGAATACATGATGAATCACGTTGTGCCAGATAGTGTACTGCGTATTCTAAACGAGAATCTACACTACGGTTTCCCCTGCGTGAACACCAAGTGCCTCGAGATGATTAGTGAAAATCCATTGTTATACTTCAAGCATGaagattttcaaaatataGATAGGCCAGCGTTGGAGATGATACTAAATTTGAAACAGATCAACTGTTCCGACGATAACCTACAAAACGCACTCGAAATTTGGGGAGGCTGTGGTGAATCAAATGATGAGATTAAAAATCTATCAAAGATAATCCATGAGCAGAAGCGGTCCTATAACTGCAGCAAGCTTCGATTGTTCGGTCAGTGCCGTATCGTAAACGAGGAAGATTCGGAATATCCGGAAGATCTGGAGTTCACACTGGTTTCTCAAAGGCCAGTGTCTCTGTACGGGCTCGGAATGTTTATCGCATCACCGTCAAGCATAGTCTCGGTCGAACTGAAGATTTTTGATGGTGAGGATATAGTCGTTGCCAACAAGTACGACATCATCAATAAGTCCGTCGATGTCACGCATGTGGCGAATCTGTTCTTCGAGAAGGTCATGTTGTTTCCAGATCACGATTATAAGATCAGCCTAACGAACTCAGAAAGCAATGATTCTTTCGTTTGTTCTGAGGCAATAATTTATGACAAGACTATCAAGTTCGAATTCCATGTAGAAAGTGATGATGTAAACCCAACTGTAGCCTTCGCACACTTTTTATGCAAGGAGGACATGTGTTGAACTATTTCAACTACACATTCGCAACatgtatttttcttaaattatcTGTTCATGTAATAAAACAACCTTTCAACAAATTAGCATTGAGCAATCAACTTCGGCTTACAGTCtgttcccgagttacgcggataatggggaccagagaaatccgcgtatctcgaatttccgcgtatctcgaatattgcttgacacatagtttatactaggagttaagagatcgagctcttgtgtacatgtatcatagaatattcaaaatttttctttgatcattaatatgaatgcaatgcaagcgtattcaaacaacataaattgcaacaaaagaaataaaaagcgtaagttatgcaaatgtgtaatttacatatttattcgcgtggttgtacatctcaggaatttaaatcgatgtaataaacccaatctactgtcaaattttgaaaaccgcgtatctccgaatccgcgtaagtcgagaaccgcgtaactcgagaacagactgtatttaaagaaaatacaTTGCTTCGTACTTTTATGTATCTGcgtttttaaaatacaaatcTATTAAGGCCACGTGGTCTGGATAGAGGGAGGCAatagtgaaatgaaaatgacttTTGATACTACTCAGAGGGTCAGTTCACAGGTGAAGCACCTAGACGTTATGCGGTGGTCACGGTAGTGGATCATCAAGAATTTGTTAAAACGTTTTTCAAGGGTTCCAGGAAAACACTTGAGTGTTCTTCATCATACCGTTGTCGCTTGGTTTTTCATAATCGCTGGTCGGTGTACGAAATACAGAGCTATGCAATTTCATTGCCACCAGGCACCAGGTCTTTCCCTCTTTTGATACTACTGATTTTGCGCATAGGGAGGCAAAAGTGATTGTATCGAAACAGGATGTGAGTTAAGACACAATGAGTTTTTTTCCTACGTTGCGTTTTATTTGGTAGAAGGGAAAA
Coding sequences within:
- the LOC131266498 gene encoding immediate early response 3-interacting protein 1; amino-acid sequence: MFTLWSLVEASLLFLNAVCVLSEERFLSKYGWGMSAQVQGFGEPTSTKAQILLLVRSIRTVAKIPLIFLNIIAIIFKLLLG
- the LOC131266497 gene encoding biogenesis of lysosome-related organelles complex 1 subunit 2, with translation MEEEYGVTDSPRKGPTLSTSTSSFEPFDAHDPNLSRLATKMFQKTGDYITHELASTVDDYKLIENMNSAMMGKVADMRDMSQAIAAKNSELNRKYDELKPLLQRIDDIESTVDKLEAAAYQLDSYTIRLENKFKSLKAKA
- the LOC131266489 gene encoding kelch-like protein 41; protein product: MCCMTNQELVYNEETSTAMRKRSLINNEFLADVVFIVGPDQKRIFAHKLLLVMSSEYFYIMFNGSFAESQTREVVLKEDDPDLFLIILRYIYTDEINLTLENIRDIFNSAQKFRLTELIALVKEYMMNHVVPDSVLRILNENLHYGFPCVNTKCLEMISENPLLYFKHEDFQNIDRPALEMILNLKQINCSDDNLQNALEIWGGCGESNDEIKNLSKIIHEQKRSYNCSKLRLFGQCRIVNEEDSEYPEDLEFTLVSQRPVSLYGLGMFIASPSSIVSVELKIFDGEDIVVANKYDIINKSVDVTHVANLFFEKVMLFPDHDYKISLTNSESNDSFVCSEAIIYDKTIKFEFHVESDDVNPTVAFAHFLCKEDMC